Proteins from a single region of Demequina sp. NBRC 110054:
- the carA gene encoding glutamine-hydrolyzing carbamoyl-phosphate synthase small subunit translates to MTDTALLVLEDGQVFEGRPYGAEGQTLGEIVFNTGMTGYQETLTDPSYHRQIVVMTAPHIGNTGVNDEDDESTQIWVAGYVVRDPARVPSNWRATRSLDDMLKEQGIVGISGIDTRQLTRILRGGVMRAGIFSGAALAPVEELVARVKAGEEMAGAHLADAVSVTEPYEISAKGEDLGLHVVAVDLGIKAMTPERMSERGLRVTVVPSSTTGEEILAMNPDGVFFSNGPGDPAAADRSVGDLRKVLDQKVPFFGICFGNQLLGRALGYGTYKLPFGHRGINQPVMDRTTDKVEITAHNHGFAVDAPLDGESDAPAGYGRVKVSHVCLNDDVVEGLECLDIPAFSVQYHPEAAAGPHDAAYLFDRFIDLMKGER, encoded by the coding sequence GTGACAGACACGGCTCTGCTCGTCCTCGAGGACGGTCAGGTCTTCGAGGGGCGCCCGTACGGCGCCGAAGGCCAGACGCTCGGCGAGATCGTCTTCAACACCGGCATGACCGGCTACCAGGAGACCCTCACCGACCCCAGCTACCACCGCCAGATCGTCGTCATGACCGCGCCGCACATCGGCAACACGGGCGTCAACGACGAGGACGACGAGTCGACCCAGATCTGGGTCGCCGGCTACGTGGTCCGCGACCCCGCGCGCGTGCCGTCCAACTGGCGCGCCACGCGCTCGCTCGACGACATGCTGAAGGAGCAGGGCATCGTCGGCATCTCCGGCATCGACACGCGCCAGCTCACCCGTATCCTGCGCGGCGGCGTGATGCGCGCAGGGATCTTCTCCGGCGCGGCGCTTGCCCCTGTCGAGGAGCTCGTCGCCCGCGTGAAGGCCGGCGAGGAGATGGCGGGCGCCCACCTTGCCGACGCCGTCTCGGTGACCGAGCCCTACGAGATCTCCGCCAAGGGCGAGGACCTGGGCCTCCACGTCGTCGCGGTCGACCTCGGCATCAAGGCGATGACCCCCGAGCGCATGTCAGAGCGCGGCCTGCGCGTCACGGTCGTCCCGTCGTCCACCACGGGCGAGGAGATCCTCGCGATGAACCCCGACGGCGTGTTCTTCTCGAACGGCCCCGGGGACCCCGCGGCGGCAGACCGCTCCGTCGGCGACCTGCGCAAGGTGCTCGACCAGAAGGTGCCCTTCTTCGGCATCTGCTTCGGCAACCAGCTGCTGGGCCGCGCCCTCGGCTACGGCACCTACAAGCTTCCCTTCGGCCACCGCGGCATCAACCAGCCCGTCATGGACCGCACGACCGACAAGGTCGAGATCACCGCGCACAACCACGGTTTCGCGGTCGACGCGCCCCTGGACGGCGAGAGCGACGCCCCCGCAGGCTACGGCCGCGTCAAGGTCAGCCACGTGTGCCTCAACGACGACGTGGTCGAGGGCCTCGAGTGCCTCGACATCCCCGCCTTCTCGGTGCAGTACCACCCGGAGGCCGCCGCGGGTCCCCACGACGCCGCCTACCTGTTCGACCGATTCATCGACCTCATGAAGGGGGAGCGCTGA
- a CDS encoding dihydroorotase yields the protein MSATTEHRPFLISGASVYGEEVRDIAVVDGRIVPVAEAPADAVRVDAAGCVLLPGLVDLHTHLREPGREDAETIETGSKAAAKGGWTAVHAMANTNPVSDTAGVVEQVWSRGREIGLVDVFPVGAVTVGLKGEHLSEMGAMANSKARVRGFSDDGVCVYDPVIMRRALEYVKTFDGVIIQHAQDLRLTEGSQMHEGPVSADLGLAGWPAVAEESIIARDALLAGHVGSRVHIQHLTTAGGVNIVRWAKSMGYNVTAEATPHHLNLSHEEARSYDPRFKVNPPLRTDEDIEALREGLADGTIDIVGTDHAPHASEDKDCEWAAASFGMIGLETAVGAVQAAMVDTGRMTWRDVARVMSEAPARIGRVEHLHGRPIADGEPANLTLIDPKAAYVVDASTMASRSRNTPFAGRELPGKAVATFLRGVPTYVDARFDQTF from the coding sequence ATGAGCGCCACGACCGAGCACCGTCCGTTCCTGATCAGCGGAGCCTCCGTCTACGGCGAGGAGGTGCGGGACATCGCCGTCGTCGACGGTCGCATCGTCCCTGTGGCCGAGGCGCCCGCCGACGCCGTCCGCGTCGACGCCGCCGGCTGCGTCCTGCTGCCCGGCCTCGTCGATCTGCACACCCACCTGCGCGAGCCCGGCCGCGAGGACGCCGAGACCATCGAGACCGGCTCCAAGGCCGCCGCCAAGGGCGGCTGGACCGCCGTGCACGCGATGGCGAACACGAACCCGGTGTCCGACACCGCGGGTGTCGTCGAGCAGGTCTGGTCGCGCGGCCGCGAGATCGGCCTCGTGGACGTGTTCCCGGTCGGCGCGGTCACCGTGGGCCTCAAGGGCGAGCACCTGTCCGAGATGGGCGCGATGGCGAACTCGAAGGCGCGCGTGCGCGGCTTCTCCGACGACGGCGTGTGCGTCTACGACCCGGTCATCATGCGCCGCGCGCTCGAGTACGTGAAGACGTTCGACGGCGTGATCATCCAGCACGCGCAGGACCTGCGCCTGACCGAGGGCTCGCAGATGCACGAGGGCCCCGTCTCGGCGGACCTCGGCCTCGCCGGCTGGCCCGCGGTCGCCGAGGAGTCGATCATCGCGCGCGACGCGCTGCTCGCCGGGCACGTCGGCTCGCGCGTCCACATCCAGCACCTCACCACGGCGGGCGGCGTGAACATCGTCCGCTGGGCGAAGTCCATGGGCTACAACGTGACGGCCGAGGCCACGCCGCACCACCTCAATCTGAGCCACGAGGAGGCGCGGTCGTACGACCCGCGCTTCAAGGTCAACCCGCCGCTGCGCACCGACGAGGACATCGAGGCGCTGCGCGAAGGACTCGCGGACGGCACGATCGACATCGTCGGCACCGACCACGCCCCGCACGCGTCCGAGGACAAGGACTGCGAGTGGGCCGCCGCGTCGTTCGGCATGATCGGCCTCGAGACCGCCGTGGGCGCGGTGCAGGCCGCGATGGTGGACACTGGACGCATGACCTGGAGGGATGTGGCGCGCGTGATGTCGGAGGCGCCCGCCAGGATCGGTCGGGTGGAGCACCTCCACGGCCGACCCATCGCGGACGGAGAGCCCGCGAACCTCACGCTCATCGACCCCAAGGCCGCGTACGTCGTCGATGCGTCGACGATGGCGAGCCGCTCGCGCAACACGCCCTTCGCGGGCCGCGAGCTGCCCGGCAAGGCCGTCGCCACCTTCCTGCGAGGCGTCCCCACGTACGTCGACGCCCGCTTCGACCAGACCTTCTAA
- a CDS encoding aspartate carbamoyltransferase catalytic subunit, whose protein sequence is MRHLLGTPELSRDEAIQILDTAAQMAATQEREVRKLPTLRGKTVVNLFFEDSTRTRISFEAAAKRLSADVINFAAKGSSVSKGESLKDTALTLQAMGADAVVIRHWASGAAQQLAEAGWMKGHVVNAGDGTHQHPTQALLDAFTARRHLVADPEGKGLDGLKIAIVGDILHSRVARSNVSLLTTLGAEVVFVAPPTLVPVGIEGWPATIHHGLDEAIEAHDLDAVMMLRVQRERMTGGGSAFFPSPEEYTRLFGLDADRMGRLPEHAIVMHPGPMNRGLEISAEAADSPRSVIVEQVANGVAVRMAVLYLLLAGEESAE, encoded by the coding sequence GCGACGAGGCGATCCAGATCCTCGACACCGCGGCCCAGATGGCCGCGACCCAGGAGCGCGAGGTCCGCAAGCTCCCCACGCTGCGCGGCAAGACGGTCGTCAACCTCTTCTTCGAGGACTCGACGCGCACGCGCATCTCCTTCGAGGCCGCCGCCAAGCGCCTCAGCGCCGACGTCATCAACTTCGCGGCCAAGGGCTCCTCGGTCTCGAAGGGCGAGAGCCTCAAGGACACCGCGCTGACGCTGCAGGCGATGGGCGCCGACGCGGTCGTCATCCGTCACTGGGCCTCGGGCGCCGCGCAGCAGCTCGCCGAGGCGGGCTGGATGAAGGGCCACGTGGTGAACGCCGGCGACGGCACTCACCAGCACCCCACGCAGGCGCTGCTCGACGCGTTCACCGCGCGCCGCCACCTGGTCGCCGACCCCGAGGGCAAGGGCCTCGACGGCCTCAAGATCGCGATCGTCGGCGACATCCTCCATTCGCGCGTCGCGCGCTCGAACGTCTCGCTGCTCACGACGCTTGGCGCCGAGGTGGTCTTCGTCGCGCCGCCGACCCTCGTGCCCGTCGGCATCGAGGGCTGGCCCGCCACGATCCACCACGGGCTCGACGAGGCCATCGAGGCGCACGATCTCGACGCCGTCATGATGCTGCGCGTCCAGCGCGAGCGCATGACCGGCGGCGGCTCGGCCTTCTTCCCGAGCCCCGAGGAGTACACGCGCCTGTTCGGCCTGGACGCCGACCGCATGGGTCGCCTCCCCGAGCACGCGATCGTCATGCACCCCGGTCCGATGAACCGCGGGCTCGAGATCTCTGCGGAGGCGGCCGACTCGCCGCGCTCCGTCATCGTCGAACAGGTCGCCAACGGTGTGGCGGTGCGGATGGCCGTGCTGTACCTGCTGCTGGCAGGAGAGGAGAGCGCCGAATGA